From one Orcinus orca chromosome 10, mOrcOrc1.1, whole genome shotgun sequence genomic stretch:
- the SLC22A23 gene encoding solute carrier family 22 member 23 isoform X3, producing MAIDRRREAAGGVPGRLPPAAEENGALPPGDAAASAPLGGRAGPGGGGDIQPLPAPHAAGGPHPSLLLLDYDGSVLPFLGGLGGGYQKTLVLLTWIPALFIGFSQFSDSFLLDQPNFWCREDGKGAEPAGVTATARGGGGDLANWTSPPTTPFSTAAWGTAGPLGNGSGAEGGDAPPLPSPPDKGDNASNCDCHAWDYGLRTGLVQNVVSKA from the coding sequence ATGGCGATAGACCGGCGGCGCGAGGCGGCGGGCGGCGTCCCTGGGCGGCTGCCGCCCGCGGCCGAGGAGAACGGCGCCCTGCCGCCCGGGGACGCGGCGGCCTCGGCGCCCCTCGGGGGACGCGCGggcccgggcggcggcggcgacatCCAGCCGctgcccgccccgcacgccgccGGCGGCCCGCACCCGAGCCTCCTGTTGCTGGACTACGACGGGTCGGTGCTGCCCTTCCTCGGGGGCCTGGGCGGCGGCTACCAGAAGACCCTTGTGCTGCTCACCTGGATCCCGGCGCTCTTCATCGGCTTCAGCCAGTTCTCGGACTCCTTCCTCTTGGACCAACCCAACTTCTGGTGCCGCGAGGACGGCAAGGGCGCCGAGCCGGCGGGGGTCACGGCCACGGCCCGGGGGGGCGGCGGCGACCTGGCCAACTGGACCAGCCCCCCGACCACCCCCTTCTCCACCGCCGCCTGGGGGACGGCGGGCCCCCTCGGCAACGGCAGCGGCGCGGAAGGGGGCGACGCGCCGCCCCTGCCGTCCCCTCCGGACAAGGGGGACAACGCCTCCAACTGCGACTGCCACGCGTGGGACTACGGCCTCCGCACAGGCCTGGTACAAAACGTGGTCAGCAAG